agcgttatccgttatggtaaaaatgcATTCGCAAACAAAAagagataaaattttatttaaaagttggaaGTTTACTACAATACATAATCAAACTtcctttaaagcacataaattacactagaaattcccctgtcatacagcccacgacctgatattggaataagtgataatggaaaaaagaaagggtagtgctggttgttgaaaaagtagttgtcagcaggaattgacagagtatagtgtaaatgagagttgttcgagatgatataaaataaatttgagggagcacgacttcaaaaaggaaattctAGTAATCTAGGAATTTGACCGGGGAACTTGTTGGCActtatgacatagttgtatttgagcattgtatgtaatgaaatgtttctcattacatccagtacatgtgagctgtgatatgttgttgtccagtctgcctagaaagttgttacgcagttcttgaaaatcaggacaatcaaaagattgaaaatgaggaatgtgatgaaggggggtAGCAATGgaaggagcaatattgttttgtgcaatattttcatggtcaacgatgtccataaaatcatgatcatcatctggaaacaaaggggctgccaagtccatgtcatttacatcgccaaCAACCTCTACTGAAGAACTCTCTGAATCAGACGAGTTGTTGTTAATAATTTGAATAGGTGTTGTTGAatattagcatttgatgttgatggttgctgtgaagactttctatttatcctcctattgagctgtaatgattgagagacacgtggacggccaatGCGTCGgccacgacgtggtgttctgggaagttgtattCTATTATAgatgtcaagttgttttgaaattaaattcaaaaggtcaattatgcaaaacataatgttgtaaaaaattcacacctagtctactactatctcaaacctatgttttacaacaataaaatgaatattaattaaagctgtaggcctaacctactgtaatgtatgtaatttaacaacagcattaacgaaatatgtttattgtatctctgaaatgcaatattagaagtaaaatggcaagctgctgtgtaatatacacagtttgaaagttggttgtgttgatgGTAGAATGGTTTTTAGCGAtctagcagaaagcaagtatgagcgttcacacgtctggaagctttctgcaaactggagcaaaataaaaaaatgttttcgtcataaaagggcgttgtagtttggccctagcttgtacataagatgtaaagaattttgactaacgttttaaattatttaatgaaaccttcggtaattgggaaaaaacataggctgatagactgtgtaccacaatttcgtacctgtaaattggtctacgTCTCAAAccgtctacgtttattacagaaaccttcggacaaataaatttgaataattattcttatgatagttttataaaattaaataattattcttataattgaatatttttgcaagatattaaaaatgggaaaatattagaaaccttcggcaattcgacaatgctatagactggtgaaatgcgcagtttttttcgtgaaatgcgcacgacttaatcgttctatacTCTGTCGCTAggcgtttcgtttgccagtcttaattttagtaaaattaagtcttgtcaagttttaataacaatttcaGGCCGAActaatttgtttatttgtgtataatccgatcagatgggtaagttttaggatattgtcgacaattttcaaaaacctggtaacatatttaaataggtttataagtgttttgtatcgttgttatacttaaacgacttcattgaaaaatggttaaatttgttgatgagattttagtacaaaggtttgcgacgatgttgataaataattttcaggagttgtgtgcacatgcatttatcataaatctctcaaacaatcgctccgctcgtgtttggttgtgggataattcttttattatatagttcaatacatcagagtcttggcattcgaatgagcctatattcaatacacaaagaataatagaactatgaaaaacagggtgtcaaaagtgtgttcgcaataaaaaaacacttggttgcgttcccacaatgtgatgtcatagtTATTATTttgccttaggtagtcgatccctttcgctgcgattgaggctgcgcttttctgtgacaatctgTGCTATTAAACCCAAAGAGCGgcaataataaactaggattctagataatcaacaatgcccggggattgTGCTAActccgaccaatacaaacatatgttctgggttaattaattatgcttcaataaatatactgtcattgataaatgtaatgaaatcacatcgattaaattgtgacctgcagttgcgtggccctaggactatctGCCAATGGCgagattgacatatagtcctagatATATAGATTGACTTTCgtgagatcacgcaatgcttgaaattaattagcctcagtcatgcccctcaacatcacaataaaaagagaaggctagtgcataatatcattggGAAAACACAGTATGGTGCTTaaaatctgagttatttatcatagaaataatctgtacatggagagctaatgacactgattcttttgtcatcttcattggttctctggagttgtcctacctttgcctgccactagcgtcattatcgtagatGATAAATATATGCAGTAAGCAATAAAATCAGCGATAAGAGCACAAAataccgaatatgaaaattgtgaggtcacaattttcgagcctatcccattgaacatttctgcggtagggctctggggaaatcctgtaaacaccaaccaatgtctgtctcactatGTCAAACAATGGGTCATTCGAAatccaagactctgatgtattgaaatatatgataaaaaaatgatgtaatttatgtgctttaagtatgtgtttagtaagctgaattcatttaaattagATTTGGCATTTGTATTACACTTTTgccttgaaggtaaaaactctccacgGTATGTTCTGCAGGTAGTAGGcctacattgtaatgttatattatcttgcagatcataaccacaaaatgcattTAAGTTACCGTAGGTAACTATGTTAACCTAGGTAACTACAAAGTGTACGTGTTGATGATGAGCGTGATGGCCAGTCAGAGGTTTATAAAGGTTTGTGCTgtctattttattatcattggAATACTTTATATTCCAACTATTGTAGCCTGAGAGTCTAGTCCAAGATGTTAAATTATAAAGTTCTGTTCTTTTTCAAATGCACGTATTTCTCTAGAAAGTTATCACTTGAGTATCTATAATACAGCATAATTAGTTTATATTATGACATAGTTTAGTTGTCAAGTAAAGCTTGCGTTCTGTTGATATCTGTACAATCActcaatattattaaataataaggTTTTTATTTATTCCTGTGTATGTTTTAAAGCAACTCTATTTCTCTGTATATTTCCTGTGTTACAGGCTGCTCTGAGATGTAATAGGGCTAAGATATCTGATAGAGGGTTTATTCGTCTAATGAACAACACAACAAGGCTTGCGCTTGATAGGATGGCAGAGAGAAAGCCTCGAAACAAGTTTAATGAACATGTTCATGATACCATTAGTGAAGTGTCTCGGAAACAGTGGCTAGAACTGTTGGTAAAGACTCGAGCAAAGTGAGTAAGAAATCTTCTCTCctctgtttcttttttaactcTATGAGACTATATCttatttataataacatatacagtgaaacatggataactcaaactttacgggaccgagcgaaagtgtttgagttatcagagcgttcgagttatcagagcacagtgacaagtgaatgtatttatcagtatatagatacatatacaaactacatgtatatataaaactaaagtataggttgtttgttgtaagttaaagggcatctgatgtagggttttaaagtatttatcagaaagtatagatatttttataaacttgagatttgtgtgttgttttatgtgatgtgactgccagaactttttcagattaaaattggcaaaacctaatcgcggttaaaacgctcagaagacattttttcttctgagtgttttactcgagatcaattttgccaattttaatcttaaaacgtcttgtcactcacatcacctaaaactgcaaacaaatctcagcctaatagaaaaatatctattctttctgataatttttaaaactggacataagtaaacatttatgaccaatgcaaaaacgcatgctttacatctgatcagttgtttcatttaaaaaacttatcgagtgtagtctgtgacaaggtatttttttgacaaagatcatcagtgtgacttattgtagaaatagattttaaacagttattatagtccttaaaaacttgttagccttttctaacaaaattggcccatcgataggtacgccttcattacgcacttgtctaaaccaagtcaataatacaccatccaaatcatcgtgcgacgttgaacgatctcttagccatgatgaattttggtcacataacgatcttattctttttttttgtttaatccatgttgacactgtactttttggaaaattttctctttttgataatgctgatagcttttgtcctgctttgatttcctcgagtactttaagtttgtcagaaggttttCACGCTTTTttttgcttgcgtgatgccatcgtaaagcggatgtctgttgtagcggacgccaagccacgagcctatttgtgacattttatctttatgtatccgcatataatcactgttacaatatgtattttgcatgctgtatctatctttattaaatttttatcgctaataccttctaacgtttatagcttggccgtaactaagcgaacatcttagcgaccctattaatcatttttatgtgatttctttttcggttccattatacggtacaggggaaattatatgtacactatacgcgtataaaaagcgctttcATTAAGAAAGCAGtgtagtctcagctccgcgactagtggaaactccttcgaagtaaattgaacggaaaccacgtttgtgaattcggcaaaaaactgttcgagttaacggtgccgaggtcgagttatataaagccatttgtcattgcgtgggaacggaccaagcaaatccatttgagttaaccatgtgttcgttatatccgagggcgagttatccatgtttcactgtatattgtttAGAAATAAACGATCCTTTAGCTCTTTTGCCACCCGAGTCGCATAGTACTAGTCTGTTCAGCAAAGCATTCACATATGGCGAAAGGCCGGGTGGTGCGGCTTTAGTAGTTGATTGATTAGAGTGatcaggggtgtcaaactcattttcaccgagggccacatcagcgtaatggctgtcctcaaagggccagatgtaacttataattgtaaggaaatgtaatcgaataatgtaaaataacttaaactagtctttgatatttaacaactctgactttattacttaaagttgcaaacagaacagttgcacagcaaaacatgcagaacacttgtttttgaaaaaaatcagaaaagttacacaatacccatcaacatgggcatactttcagtaaaataaaaaattgtgagctgctaagaacatgaatttgttggcatacacacatcaaatctgcaaacactacataattgcaacagcagcaacacaaaatcaatatgtaagcagcaaaaaatcaaaaaattatttgctgagacaaagttagacttgcaccaaagaaattacaaaatatacagtgtttgactaaaattagtaatattttattacatacaatacaaagttatgaatattatttatacatgtacagttagtcatgaacatgaaaatcatgaaactataatttcaaatttttccTCGTGAGCATTATcttcaaagcatagcaaatctacatcccaatataactcaaataagctgccataaacatgtttcaaacaataacaatatgttcagtaactctgtttttgacttttcagacttcaggggCAGCTCTAAGAatgaatatgatcctatcgagattgaatgataacttttgtctgactacggttgacagcctaaaaagtgcatttttattcgagcgtaacgattcaaattgacaaaattaaaagttagtaaaaactttgaaacattaaaaataatgtttcaatttgatttatgcagtctttcactgccttaccccttctgaatctgcatatttacttctggagtggaaaaaaattgatcgcgaatgATAAACTTTAAAGTGACAGCGATGATTTTCGGTTCAGTTAGATGTCGCAATGGGCGTagtaatttagttataacttttaccagagagatcattgaggcatatatgtacgtttgtttgattggccagaaactttTTTTCTGACcaataaaaattattcttttgtaatgtaaaaataacaacacaaggaatagataaatttcagaggcaagataactcgcgttggtgtgtgcctagcaacgttataactACGGGAGAATGAGTCTCGTGCGAATGAGTAATTAAGCCTtcgcgggccacataaaatgaggtgGCGGGCTACATGTGGCTCGcgggccatgtgtttgacacctgtggCTTAGACTATCATATCTGTACTTAAATGAAAGGAAACAACTATCTGCGCgtgttgagccaatagaaaatatgttcaCAACCCATCCTAAgcgtagtttcgctttgcaaaagttttttgtcattAGCATTGACCAGCCGTGTCAGACACGACTGGTCATTGCTACCGTTTCACTAATTTTAGCTCTATGGACTGGGTAATTTTTATTGAACAGAGATACTGctgaaaaataatatttttaccagtaataataatgccacaagctttaataatatattgataAATTGTCTGACTCAGATTTCTTCCCAGTCAtagcaaaaatgacaaaaaagtgTCCcagctcattctgcaacacatttgtgacATGTTATGGCGTCAGCTGATGTTGAATATTATGCTGAttaatttgttatatattttcatgacCATATGGTTAAAAAGTTATGACAATTTCTTTGCGCCTTTGTCAAATATTAGGATTTATTGAATATGTAATTATGTCTCGATAAAGAAATCGATTTGGTGGTAGAAGAGGTAAGGAATTGATAAAAAGATTCTCTAACGTAAATTATAAAGCCTCAATATGGAAGTGTCTAGTTCTACATGTCAAAGGCTATCATTTTCATGAGATTTCCTTTTATTTAGCGCAACAGCCAGGG
Above is a window of Watersipora subatra chromosome 3, tzWatSuba1.1, whole genome shotgun sequence DNA encoding:
- the LOC137391994 gene encoding uncharacterized protein; amino-acid sequence: MMSVMASQRFIKAALRCNRAKISDRGFIRLMNNTTRLALDRMAERKPRNKFNEHVHDTISEVSRKQWLELLVKTRANATARAPHSSGTSSSSPRVSENEARGSSPTFYWPHSDSSSTSDSGLTDSSSVSEESLPPGAGRKRKLCSPVTNEDVKRIKDA